In the Bacillus sp. (in: firmicutes) genome, AGCACCAATAAAATAATCTTTGTTAAAAGCAAAGTAAAATAAACGCTTGTATAAAATGACAGTAGGAAAAGAACAATATTTTCAAAGAATAATTGAATTACTGTCAGCAAAATAATAATTAGGGATGCTTTCATATAATACATTTTAAAAAATCTGACAGATTTCTTAATAGCCGCTTTAAAGCTCTTTGTTTCATCTGCTATAAAATAAGGAACAAAATAAAGTAGCAGTAATACCATCAATCCGGGAATGATAAACAGCAGTCCGCCAACAAAAACAAGTAAGGCATAAATACAGCCAAAAATATAAATCGGCAAGGCCTTTTCTATTGAGAAAGAAAGCGACCTTTTCAGTGCATGATCTTCGCCTTCCATCTCTAGAAGTGTGAACTTTATAAAAGGAACTTGGGCAATTGTTAAAAAGATTATCATAAAGATTCCATTTGCCGCATCCCCAATCAACCCAGGATATTCTGCAAATTGGGTTCGCATATAAATATAGTTAACAAGGAACGCATGGAATAGTAGCAACGGAAGATACGTCAGCATAGAAAGCAGCACAATCTTTGTAAATTCCCGCAAATACATACCAATGGATTCCGAAATAATATTTTTCATCTTTTCTCCTACTTTTTATGGATTTCTTAATTCTTTAACCATTTTTTTTTGAAAATATTTTAAGCCCTCATCCCTAAATTTACCCAGGAGGGATTCCTCTAATCTGCTTTCATCCATATAAACCCTATTGCCTTCATCGTCCCATTCAAATTGCCTCATGGATTTTTCTAAAGCACCTTTATTTGATGCCCCGGCAGCTCTTAAAAGATTTTTAATTATTTTCCGATCCTTATATGGGATGTTTCCCCCAGCCTGATCAATGACGTTCACGACTGATTCATAATCTTTATTTAACGACCTTTCCCTCATACTATAAATGTACATAAGCGCAGGGTAACGAATAGAAGTTTCCCTAACCTTGTTTAATAGATTAAGATCAAAGTAACCTAATTCATCATGCGTGTTGATTAACCAAATAAAACCAGCAAAATAATACAAAAAAGGACATCCTTCTTGTAGAATGGAGTTTGCGAATCCAACAAACTACAGAAGAGGTGCCCTCATGAAAAAGAATACCACATTCCACAATTTGTTTCAAAAGATTGTTTCAGAAGATGAAGTCAATGTTATTCAGGATGCCATCGGCTATAAGGATACAGCCCGTAAGCTCACTGTACACATACTCATTCATTATTTGACCTGCGCTGCTATGAATGAGTTCAAAAGTTATCGAGAGTGCGCAGACGTAGGAGATAAACATGGATTACCCAAGGTTGATCACTCTACTATTTCAAAGAAAGCTGGACATGTAGACTACAAGATCATGAAAGAATTATTCCATTTAGTCGTTTCTAAATGTAATCGAATGACACGCCGAGCATTAAAAATTTCAAAGGAACTTCTCTTGGTAGACTCCACTACCATTACAGTAGGAAAGTCACGTCTTCCATGGGCTCTTTATCACGGAGAACGTGCAGGGATAAAACTGCATGTTAGCTATACTCCACTAACTGAAATGCCACTTCAGGTCGTTGAAACGACCGGACTTGTACATGATGGACCGATTGGTGAACAGTTAGTCGATTCTCGTTTTATCATGGTTGAAGATCGAGCCTATTTTAAGATTAAACGAATTGATCAATTCACAGAAGACCAGCAAAAGTTCGTGATTCGAATAAAAGAAAATGTCGAGATTTTTAGACCACATGCTTTGCAACGCCTTGAACAAGCAGGCTCGCCCATTACACGCGACATTACTTGTCAACTGGGTACCAAGCAATCCCGTTCTAAGAACCGACATCGGGTGGTATTTTTTAAGGACGATTACGGTAACGAGATGCGTGTAGTCACTAATGTAGTGGACGTAGCACCTGAAGTCATCGCAGACATGTACAAAGCAAGATGGAGAATCGAAACGTTCTTCCGATGGATTAAACAGAACCTAAATGTTCCTGTTTTATTTGGAACGACTGAAAATGCTGTTTTTAATCAGCTTTTCGCCGCTTTGATTGCTTATGTTCTATTAAAGTGGCTTTATTCAAAGACAGCTGAAGGACGCATATTCAAAAAGTTATCATTTATCTCTTTTCTAAGACAACTGCAAAAAGATAACTTGCCAATTGACTGGCGTTCTGAAATGGCTGTTATTTTTCAAAAATTATAAAGTTCTCCAAGGGATAAGTCTGTCTAATTTTGGATAATCAACACTCGTGCTAATTCATCTCTAATTTGTTTCTGATAGTCAGCCAAAGTATAATAAATATCATTTAAAATTTTGGGGTTTTCAAGCGTTTTTTCTGTTTCAAAAATAATTCGATCTACAGAAGCAGATTCGATAGGGAAGAGTTCCCTAAAGGTATGTTGATACTGTTTTAAAAGCTTAACCGAATCCTCAAATGGTTTCATCGGTTTTTTCATTTGCGGTAAAATATCAGAAATGGCCTGTGAAATCAAGGTATTATAGTTCACGAAACACCTAAATGGCTCCTTTACTCGTAATAGAGGCATCACATCTCCTACACGGTTTAAAATCAAGTACCCGCTGATTCCTTTAATCGGTGCGAAATATTGGACTAAAAAGTAATATTCCGAGCCGTCAAAATAGGCATAGTCCCACATATCCCATTTTTCAAAAAGTTTTTTATGCTTTTTTATACTTTCAATATGTCTTGGTGTTGGCTTTGTGTTAATCATCGCAAATTACCTCATTTTCCAAAAAGTGATTTAAAGAATCCTGTTACCTTTTCTTAAGAAATACCTAGATGGGCATTAAGGAAAGATGAGTCAGCAAAGTATTTAGTAATATCCTTGTAAATTACCACATATAAACCCCAATGGATTCCGAAATAATACTTTTCATTTTTTCTCCTACTTTTTATGGATTTCTTAATTTTTTAACCAT is a window encoding:
- a CDS encoding IS4 family transposase translates to MKKNTTFHNLFQKIVSEDEVNVIQDAIGYKDTARKLTVHILIHYLTCAAMNEFKSYRECADVGDKHGLPKVDHSTISKKAGHVDYKIMKELFHLVVSKCNRMTRRALKISKELLLVDSTTITVGKSRLPWALYHGERAGIKLHVSYTPLTEMPLQVVETTGLVHDGPIGEQLVDSRFIMVEDRAYFKIKRIDQFTEDQQKFVIRIKENVEIFRPHALQRLEQAGSPITRDITCQLGTKQSRSKNRHRVVFFKDDYGNEMRVVTNVVDVAPEVIADMYKARWRIETFFRWIKQNLNVPVLFGTTENAVFNQLFAALIAYVLLKWLYSKTAEGRIFKKLSFISFLRQLQKDNLPIDWRSEMAVIFQKL